A genomic segment from Chitinophaga flava encodes:
- a CDS encoding SLBB domain-containing protein translates to MFRKLLLLQLLLFIGYCATAQNPALSKEQIKQMKVDNLSDDQVRALVAEMKKNNIAFSDIDAYAQQKGIPDIEVSKLKSRIQQMGLDKELDQKNQDKKNKDKDEENGTRKIEDDNTEERTTDKKDRDRPKTREERELEKKRKKIFGSELFNNKNLTFEPNLKMPTPPNYRLAADDEILIDVYGYSEVQHRLKVTPDGYIRIPNLGPVYVNGLTMEEAKNRITKQLATIYGGIRSGNTSVAISLGNIRSIRVLLIGEVVNPGSYTIPSLATVANALYVSGGPSENGSFRNIQVIRNGSPVVTFDLYDFLAHGDLTNNIVLQDQDIVKVNPYKTRVELMGEVKRQAIFEAKENESLQNIIDYAGGYTDMSFKDVIRAYRVNNKEREVVNISASEVGSFKLKSGDQFFIDSILNRYSNRVTISGAIFHPGNYALEDNMTVKDLIKRADGVKETAALSRGLIRRLQADYTPSYINFNVQDALTGRSEVRLQKEDSVMIYSKFDLREEYEVRIDGEVNKPGYFNYAENMHLEDLIMMAGGLTDAASIQQVEISRRKRGGVYDPKDSTKAIVQRFDINADLSNNPEAKAFVLQPFDEIVVRRSPAYASQSNVLVSGEVIYPGDYTINSRSERISDLIKRAGGLRPEAYPEGAVMMRKTFINEGDSTLLANKLQVFYNKLQDSTDIVRVQAAVDKKEQLLGINLEQIMKHPGSKYDLLLEEGDIIKVPKKLQTVQLFGEIYFPKKVRYDGAYKFRDYIHGAGGFTAQALKKRSYIVYANGEVKNTKKVFLFNSYPKVKPGAEIYVPTRKERKGLTSGEAVGLASGLASVALVIVTILNTVK, encoded by the coding sequence ATGTTCAGAAAATTACTGCTGTTACAGCTTTTACTGTTTATTGGCTATTGTGCAACTGCTCAGAATCCAGCATTATCCAAAGAACAAATTAAGCAGATGAAGGTAGACAACCTGAGCGATGATCAGGTGAGGGCGCTGGTAGCTGAAATGAAGAAGAATAACATTGCATTTTCGGATATAGATGCTTATGCTCAGCAGAAGGGCATTCCGGATATTGAGGTGAGCAAACTGAAGAGCCGTATTCAGCAGATGGGGCTGGACAAAGAGCTGGACCAGAAGAATCAGGACAAAAAGAACAAGGATAAAGATGAGGAGAACGGAACACGTAAAATAGAGGATGATAATACTGAGGAACGAACAACTGACAAAAAGGATAGAGACAGGCCAAAAACACGGGAAGAGAGGGAACTGGAGAAAAAACGTAAGAAAATTTTTGGATCCGAACTCTTCAATAACAAAAACCTGACGTTTGAGCCCAACCTCAAAATGCCCACCCCTCCCAATTACCGCCTGGCAGCAGATGATGAGATTCTGATAGATGTTTATGGTTATTCCGAAGTACAGCACCGGCTGAAGGTGACTCCAGACGGCTATATCCGTATTCCCAATCTGGGACCTGTATACGTGAATGGGTTGACCATGGAAGAGGCTAAAAACAGGATTACCAAACAGTTAGCAACTATTTATGGAGGAATCAGGTCTGGTAACACCTCGGTCGCGATTTCCCTGGGCAATATCCGGAGTATCCGGGTACTGTTGATCGGGGAAGTGGTAAATCCCGGGTCTTATACTATTCCATCCCTGGCTACTGTGGCCAATGCATTGTATGTGTCTGGCGGCCCCAGCGAAAATGGTTCATTCCGTAACATTCAGGTGATCCGTAATGGTTCGCCAGTAGTTACATTCGATCTGTATGACTTCCTCGCTCATGGCGACCTTACCAACAATATCGTATTACAGGACCAGGACATTGTAAAGGTAAACCCCTACAAAACCCGCGTGGAGCTGATGGGTGAAGTGAAACGTCAGGCCATATTTGAAGCGAAAGAGAATGAAAGCCTGCAGAACATCATTGACTACGCTGGCGGTTATACGGACATGTCTTTCAAAGATGTGATCAGGGCATACCGGGTGAATAATAAGGAGCGTGAGGTGGTTAATATATCAGCCAGTGAAGTGGGCTCCTTTAAATTGAAATCGGGAGACCAGTTTTTTATAGATTCTATCTTAAACCGTTACAGTAACCGGGTGACCATTTCCGGAGCTATATTCCATCCTGGCAACTACGCACTGGAGGACAATATGACGGTAAAAGATCTGATTAAAAGAGCCGACGGAGTAAAAGAAACTGCTGCTTTATCAAGAGGGCTCATCCGCCGTTTACAGGCCGATTATACACCTTCCTACATCAACTTCAATGTACAGGATGCTTTAACCGGAAGGTCTGAGGTGCGCTTACAGAAAGAAGATAGTGTGATGATCTATTCCAAGTTCGACCTGCGGGAAGAATATGAGGTGAGAATAGATGGAGAAGTAAATAAGCCGGGTTACTTTAACTATGCTGAAAATATGCATCTGGAAGACCTGATCATGATGGCAGGGGGCTTGACAGATGCTGCTTCTATTCAGCAAGTAGAGATCTCCCGCAGAAAACGTGGAGGGGTATACGATCCTAAAGACAGCACCAAAGCTATTGTTCAACGCTTCGACATCAATGCAGACCTCAGTAACAATCCTGAAGCAAAAGCTTTTGTGCTGCAACCATTTGATGAAATCGTCGTTCGTCGTTCACCGGCATATGCCAGCCAATCCAACGTATTGGTCAGCGGAGAAGTGATATACCCGGGTGATTATACAATTAACAGTCGCTCTGAACGAATTTCCGACCTGATTAAAAGAGCTGGTGGGCTCCGTCCGGAAGCTTATCCGGAAGGTGCAGTGATGATGCGTAAGACGTTTATTAACGAGGGAGACAGTACGTTGCTGGCCAATAAACTACAGGTGTTTTATAACAAACTGCAGGATAGCACTGACATCGTAAGAGTGCAGGCTGCTGTAGACAAAAAGGAGCAGCTGCTGGGTATCAACCTCGAACAAATCATGAAACATCCGGGCTCTAAGTATGACCTGTTGCTGGAAGAAGGAGATATCATTAAAGTGCCTAAAAAACTTCAGACAGTACAGCTGTTTGGCGAAATTTATTTCCCAAAGAAAGTAAGGTATGATGGTGCATACAAATTCAGAGACTACATACACGGTGCAGGAGGATTTACAGCGCAAGCCCTTAAAAAAAGAAGTTATATCGTATACGCAAATGGAGAGGTAAAGAATACGAAAAAAGTGTTTCTGTTCAACTCTTATCCTAAAGTGAAGCCAGGAGCGGAGATCTATGTGCCAACACGTAAGGAACGGAAAGGACTGACAAGCGGAGAGGCTGTGGGACTGGCAAGCGGATTGGCTTCAGTAGCGTTGGTTATTGTTACGATTCTCAATACAGTCAAATAA
- a CDS encoding GumC domain-containing protein encodes MEPLSQHKEGVETNPEISLKDLFLKLGEWGRFLLKKWYIIVLCGILGAALGITYAYFKKTNYVAELTFVMEEGKSSSLGAYAGLASQFGIDVGGGGTSGVFSGENILQFLKTRLMVEKALLTPIKDSGKVISLADLYINSNELRKSWKKDPLVENIHFPTEKQPLSQLQDSILSVIYERIVKSSLTVVKPDKKLGFIFVKCTSPNPVFSKEFTERLVKEAIEFYTITKTKRSKASVDVLQAKADSLELLLNKKTYAVAASQDLNLNPARRIALVGAEVGARDKLVLQTMYGEVVKNLEMSKIAMAQETPLIQLVDMPRYPLMRDRLSKFKGMIFGGLVLGFLACAFLIARKIFNEIMQ; translated from the coding sequence ATGGAGCCATTAAGTCAACATAAAGAGGGTGTCGAAACCAATCCTGAAATATCATTAAAGGACCTCTTTCTCAAATTGGGGGAATGGGGCCGTTTCCTATTAAAAAAATGGTATATCATTGTTTTATGTGGTATCCTTGGAGCGGCTTTAGGGATTACCTATGCCTATTTTAAAAAGACAAATTATGTTGCTGAACTTACTTTTGTAATGGAAGAGGGTAAGTCCAGCTCATTAGGTGCATATGCAGGCCTCGCAAGTCAGTTTGGAATTGATGTTGGAGGAGGAGGAACCAGTGGGGTTTTCTCCGGGGAGAACATTCTACAGTTTCTTAAGACCCGCTTAATGGTTGAGAAGGCCTTGTTAACGCCTATAAAAGATAGTGGAAAAGTAATCAGCCTGGCGGACCTGTATATTAATTCCAATGAATTAAGAAAAAGCTGGAAAAAAGATCCATTGGTTGAAAACATCCATTTTCCTACCGAAAAACAACCGCTCTCCCAACTGCAGGACAGTATCTTAAGTGTGATCTATGAACGGATTGTTAAATCTTCCCTGACAGTGGTGAAACCGGATAAAAAGCTTGGTTTTATTTTTGTGAAATGTACTTCCCCGAACCCGGTTTTTTCCAAAGAGTTTACAGAACGTCTGGTAAAAGAAGCTATTGAGTTCTATACAATCACCAAAACCAAACGCTCAAAAGCAAGCGTGGATGTATTACAAGCCAAAGCAGATTCATTGGAGTTACTGTTGAATAAAAAAACATATGCTGTTGCGGCTTCACAGGACCTCAATCTTAATCCGGCCAGGAGAATAGCTTTGGTGGGAGCTGAAGTAGGAGCCAGGGATAAACTGGTACTGCAAACAATGTATGGAGAGGTTGTAAAAAACCTTGAGATGAGTAAGATCGCTATGGCCCAGGAAACACCCCTGATTCAGCTGGTAGATATGCCAAGATACCCACTGATGCGTGACCGCTTAAGTAAATTCAAAGGAATGATTTTTGGAGGACTGGTATTGGGATTTCTGGCTTGTGCTTTCCTGATTGCAAGGAAGATTTTTAATGAAATTATGCAATAG
- a CDS encoding lipopolysaccharide biosynthesis protein: MRFARLNIFRHNKVRIDEIDNEKRDKNLVLQLKSSVVFKFLSVGISLLLVPLLIGRLGTEQYGVWATLLSTAQWITLMDIGIGSGLRNKLTEALAKGDLTEANEYVSTAYITLLLIGAVLAALFVPFFFLVNWNSVFNTHSISSLDLSGCVFVFFYGILSYLILAIINQIINAVQRNSLTTMIPIIINVLFITSVYIYSLFHPLNLLFVTCAYTASQLIAIAIVSSLFFREYDYLKPLRKNFKKDKIRSIMGLGLKFFIIQITVVIIFSTDNFVITQLLGPSHVTTYGVVLLVFNNMAVFVNMLMAPLWSSYTEAYAKGDLGWIKGKIVFLNKLMIPYIIGVGVVVLLFNTIVNVWLGKAVVIPDYLPALMGVYAVISVWNNIYGFMLGGISKVRLGMITTVFIGCVNIPLSIFFARNLNLGLNGIILSNILCLSLSSVISPIQAYYFIFSTRKSDRWERILS, from the coding sequence ATGAGATTTGCGCGATTAAATATATTCAGACATAATAAGGTCAGGATTGATGAAATTGACAACGAAAAGCGGGATAAAAATTTAGTTTTACAACTAAAGTCATCTGTCGTTTTTAAATTTTTGTCAGTTGGAATCAGCCTGCTATTGGTGCCTCTTCTTATAGGCAGGCTTGGAACAGAACAATATGGGGTATGGGCTACCTTGTTATCTACTGCACAATGGATAACACTTATGGATATTGGCATTGGCAGTGGCCTGAGGAATAAACTTACCGAAGCCCTGGCAAAAGGAGATCTGACAGAAGCCAATGAATATGTTTCCACTGCCTACATTACGTTGCTTTTAATAGGTGCCGTACTGGCTGCATTGTTTGTACCATTTTTTTTTCTGGTTAACTGGAATAGTGTTTTTAATACACATAGTATCAGCAGCCTTGATTTAAGTGGATGTGTGTTCGTTTTTTTTTATGGTATCCTGAGTTATCTGATACTCGCGATTATCAACCAGATTATCAATGCTGTTCAACGGAATTCACTCACAACCATGATTCCGATTATTATTAACGTTCTTTTTATAACAAGTGTATATATCTACTCCCTCTTCCATCCACTGAACCTGCTGTTTGTTACCTGTGCCTATACTGCCAGTCAGCTTATAGCGATCGCTATAGTATCAAGTCTTTTTTTCAGGGAATATGATTACCTGAAGCCACTCCGGAAGAACTTCAAAAAAGATAAGATAAGATCTATTATGGGACTTGGTCTGAAGTTTTTTATTATTCAGATCACAGTAGTAATTATATTTTCGACTGATAATTTCGTGATAACGCAACTGCTGGGGCCTAGCCACGTTACCACATATGGGGTCGTGCTGCTCGTATTTAATAATATGGCGGTGTTTGTTAATATGCTAATGGCCCCGCTTTGGTCTTCTTATACGGAAGCATATGCAAAGGGAGACCTGGGATGGATAAAAGGCAAAATCGTGTTTTTGAATAAACTGATGATTCCCTATATTATTGGGGTTGGGGTGGTAGTACTACTGTTTAATACGATTGTCAATGTTTGGTTGGGAAAAGCTGTTGTAATCCCCGATTACCTTCCGGCTTTAATGGGTGTATATGCTGTTATTTCTGTCTGGAATAATATCTATGGATTCATGTTGGGAGGTATCAGCAAGGTTAGGCTGGGTATGATAACTACAGTCTTTATCGGCTGTGTTAATATCCCTTTGTCAATTTTCTTTGCCAGGAATTTAAATCTGGGGCTGAATGGAATTATTCTGAGTAATATACTTTGTCTTAGTTTGAGCTCTGTTATTTCACCTATTCAGGCATATTATTTCATTTTTTCAACACGTAAAAGTGATAGATGGGAGAGAATACTAAGCTAA
- a CDS encoding glycosyltransferase family 4 protein → MRITFDYQIFTFQQYGGISRYYYELIDGIRKGGEHEAAVALTISNNAYLNPHTYPGIYSLLPEKEFKGKHRLIEWVNRNKSLRAARNGKYDIFHPTYYDPYFIETIGNRPYVTTFLDMIHEKFSHEFADLKQDSQVVAKKREILEKARGVIAISQQTKNDIVDLFKVNPDKIKVIYLGSSLNANATTDFQGFDFPYLLHVGNRNGYKNFSNLLKSVKSVFSKYSDIKLVCAGGGNFNKEELEVFAGMGVQDRIVYTSIDNAKLAKLYRNALAFIFPSLYEGFGIPVVEAFSCGAPCILSTGGSLPEVGEDAAVYFNPRDPESIAAAIENVLSDESLRKSLIKKGYEQEKKFTWAKTVEETLAYYKEII, encoded by the coding sequence ATGAGAATTACTTTTGACTATCAGATATTTACATTTCAGCAATATGGCGGTATATCCAGATACTACTATGAGCTAATTGATGGAATCAGAAAGGGCGGAGAACATGAAGCTGCTGTAGCCCTCACTATTTCCAACAATGCTTATCTCAATCCGCATACATATCCTGGAATATATTCCCTGTTGCCTGAAAAGGAGTTTAAAGGAAAACACCGGCTGATCGAATGGGTGAATAGAAACAAAAGTCTGCGAGCGGCACGGAATGGGAAATATGATATTTTCCATCCAACATATTACGATCCATATTTTATTGAAACCATTGGAAACAGGCCCTATGTAACAACGTTTCTGGATATGATTCATGAGAAATTTTCTCATGAATTTGCTGATCTTAAGCAGGACTCCCAGGTGGTCGCAAAAAAAAGGGAAATACTTGAAAAAGCGCGTGGAGTGATTGCAATATCCCAACAGACTAAAAATGATATTGTTGATCTGTTTAAGGTTAATCCGGATAAGATAAAAGTCATCTATCTTGGCAGCTCTTTAAATGCAAATGCAACAACAGATTTCCAGGGATTCGACTTCCCTTATCTGCTACACGTAGGGAACAGGAATGGCTACAAGAATTTCAGCAATCTGCTAAAGTCAGTAAAATCTGTTTTCTCGAAATACAGTGATATAAAACTTGTTTGTGCTGGCGGAGGAAATTTTAATAAGGAAGAGCTGGAAGTCTTTGCTGGAATGGGAGTACAGGACAGAATCGTTTATACCTCAATAGACAATGCAAAACTGGCAAAATTATACCGGAACGCGCTTGCCTTCATTTTTCCAAGTCTTTACGAAGGTTTTGGTATCCCCGTTGTGGAAGCGTTTTCCTGCGGTGCCCCCTGTATTTTGAGCACAGGAGGATCACTCCCTGAAGTAGGGGAAGACGCTGCCGTATATTTTAATCCACGGGACCCGGAATCTATTGCAGCTGCTATTGAGAACGTTCTCAGCGACGAATCACTCAGAAAGTCATTGATTAAAAAAGGCTATGAGCAAGAGAAAAAGTTTACCTGGGCAAAGACCGTGGAAGAGACCTTAGCCTATTATAAAGAAATTATATGA
- a CDS encoding GDP-mannose 4,6-dehydratase, protein MKTAIITGITGQDGAYLAQILINNGYNVIGVTRSSHTANLDKLVYLEIDKLVTVVECDLMDMSGVIGLIKTYQPDEIYNLAAQSSVGLSFSQPIGTIQFNTISVLNLLEAIRLLKKDTRFYQASSSEMYGMVKQLPVTIGTPMHPLSPYAISKASAYWTVVNYRESYGLFACNGVLFNHESFLRSDNFFIKKVISEAVKNRDNKDWKLKLGNIDVWRDFGYSPKYVEAMWFMLQKDKPVDYIICSGKSYHLKDIVHYVLDKLDLDRDRIVISNELYRPTDILDIYGDNSAAIEDLGWEYKLSFFEVLDLLIAEELNNVN, encoded by the coding sequence ATGAAAACAGCTATAATCACAGGGATTACAGGTCAGGACGGGGCTTATCTTGCGCAGATTTTGATTAACAATGGTTACAATGTCATTGGTGTTACCAGAAGCAGCCATACAGCTAACCTTGATAAATTGGTTTACCTGGAGATCGATAAGCTGGTTACTGTTGTGGAATGTGATTTAATGGATATGTCTGGTGTAATAGGTTTGATTAAGACATATCAGCCAGACGAAATCTATAACCTTGCCGCCCAAAGTTCTGTTGGTCTTTCCTTTAGTCAGCCTATAGGAACCATTCAGTTTAATACCATATCGGTTCTTAATCTGCTGGAGGCTATCCGGCTTTTAAAAAAGGACACCAGGTTTTATCAGGCATCGAGCAGTGAAATGTATGGGATGGTAAAACAGCTACCTGTAACAATAGGTACTCCTATGCATCCGCTCAGCCCCTATGCTATTTCCAAAGCATCGGCTTACTGGACGGTGGTTAACTACCGGGAGTCTTACGGATTATTTGCCTGCAACGGGGTGTTGTTTAATCATGAATCATTTCTGCGGTCAGATAATTTCTTCATTAAGAAAGTGATCAGCGAAGCTGTAAAAAACCGGGATAATAAAGATTGGAAGCTGAAATTGGGCAACATCGATGTATGGCGGGATTTCGGGTATTCCCCTAAATATGTGGAAGCCATGTGGTTTATGCTGCAAAAGGATAAGCCGGTTGATTACATTATCTGTTCCGGTAAAAGCTACCACTTAAAGGATATTGTTCATTATGTACTGGATAAACTGGATCTGGATAGAGATAGAATTGTGATCAGTAATGAACTATACAGGCCTACAGATATATTGGACATTTATGGTGATAATAGTGCTGCTATAGAAGATCTCGGATGGGAATATAAGTTGAGTTTTTTCGAAGTACTCGATCTCCTGATAGCAGAAGAACTAAACAATGTAAATTAA
- a CDS encoding glycosyltransferase yields MSRMQENTITVQPTFSVITVVYNAVTSLEKTIQSVIAQTCKSIEYIVIDGGSTDGSVDVIKKYQDNIDYWISEKDTGIYDAMNKGIDKCTGKFTVFLNSGDHFPSETLFEDILNNHAKALDEYPLIYGRAKILKKDGALFDLTFPHSHDELWRGPAFRHGALLCNTALLQKERFILSKELRIAADYEFIYRCYKNGYQFYPIDQVILAFQEEGVSDNPYTHLKDSIYILKKHKDWNLKARLFYAYKYTRVVLSRTIFRKIFLLFKIFFQDYFANNWINKVPFYFIRHQYYKRVLGIHMGKGTSIHMNCFLCGTNITIAENTTINRKCFLDGRGQLSIGNKVSISPEVQIITGDHDYNSPSFAFRSQDVRIDDYVWVGTRAMILPGVHIGEGAVVCAGAVVTKDVEAFAVVAGIPAKKIKERSRNLDYNPSWFAYFD; encoded by the coding sequence ATGAGTCGGATGCAAGAAAATACTATTACTGTTCAACCTACATTTTCTGTTATAACAGTTGTTTATAACGCTGTGACTTCATTGGAGAAAACGATTCAGAGTGTTATCGCACAAACCTGTAAAAGCATTGAATATATTGTTATTGATGGAGGCTCTACAGATGGTTCTGTAGATGTAATCAAAAAATATCAGGATAACATTGACTATTGGATCTCTGAAAAGGATACAGGTATTTACGATGCCATGAATAAAGGCATAGACAAATGCACCGGGAAGTTTACTGTTTTTCTCAACAGTGGGGACCACTTTCCCAGTGAAACATTATTCGAGGATATTCTCAACAATCATGCAAAAGCGCTGGATGAATACCCGTTAATATATGGACGTGCTAAAATTCTCAAAAAAGATGGTGCGCTCTTTGACCTGACCTTCCCGCATTCCCATGATGAGTTATGGCGTGGGCCCGCTTTCAGACATGGTGCCCTGCTCTGCAATACGGCTCTGCTTCAGAAGGAACGCTTCATACTATCTAAAGAATTGAGGATTGCGGCAGACTACGAATTCATTTACAGATGTTATAAGAACGGATATCAGTTTTACCCCATCGATCAGGTGATCCTGGCTTTTCAGGAAGAAGGCGTTTCGGACAATCCTTATACGCACCTGAAAGACAGTATTTATATTCTGAAGAAACATAAAGACTGGAACCTGAAGGCAAGATTATTTTATGCTTACAAGTATACCAGAGTTGTATTGAGCCGGACTATTTTTAGAAAAATATTTCTGCTCTTCAAGATCTTTTTTCAGGATTATTTTGCCAATAATTGGATTAATAAAGTACCGTTTTATTTTATCCGGCACCAGTACTATAAGCGGGTGTTGGGAATACATATGGGAAAGGGTACAAGTATCCATATGAATTGTTTTTTGTGTGGTACCAATATTACGATAGCCGAAAACACCACCATAAACAGGAAATGTTTTCTGGATGGAAGAGGACAGTTGTCTATCGGCAATAAAGTTTCCATTTCGCCGGAGGTACAGATCATCACAGGGGACCATGATTATAATTCCCCGTCTTTTGCGTTTCGTTCTCAGGATGTACGGATAGATGATTATGTCTGGGTTGGTACCCGGGCTATGATTCTGCCAGGTGTACATATTGGTGAGGGAGCGGTGGTATGTGCAGGAGCAGTAGTTACTAAAGATGTGGAAGCGTTTGCTGTGGTGGCTGGTATACCAGCAAAGAAAATAAAGGAAAGAAGCAGAAATCTGGATTACAACCCCAGTTGGTTTGCATATTTTGATTGA
- a CDS encoding glycosyltransferase family protein: protein MEKRNGNISNIRYEGYQELPLPEKKLAKVLPWIRKKLGDILFIRKVYSRVASESSVFFTCLSTTSLYYANYKARRGNKEVFFVLHGEVEFLFKKELRLADKIKGKLYRRLLSKLGKRTKVIVLSEIVKEALVKDNLVRPEQIVTIEHPLVGQVPERHPLNVDKLIFGHLGVAMSKKGSSCFFEMAARLSQAAALGRAEFHLVGRVEDGFIVEQNTPVKILSKNNKSIEELDYANFIRDVDYAVFTFDSDNYVFRVSGSLMDALFYGKPIIAFKQPYFQYLFDKGGNIGFLCEGPEEMKVLLERLINKDEELIAQYKEQAKNVHLLLERFLIKNVENQLHKQLSDN, encoded by the coding sequence GTGGAAAAAAGGAACGGGAATATTTCCAATATCCGTTATGAAGGATATCAGGAGCTTCCGCTTCCGGAAAAAAAACTGGCAAAGGTGCTTCCCTGGATCCGGAAAAAGCTGGGCGATATTCTCTTTATCAGAAAAGTATATAGTAGGGTTGCCAGCGAAAGTTCTGTTTTTTTTACATGTCTGAGCACAACCTCCCTGTATTATGCGAATTATAAGGCTAGGAGAGGAAACAAGGAAGTGTTTTTTGTGTTGCATGGAGAAGTGGAGTTCTTGTTTAAAAAAGAACTGAGGCTGGCGGATAAGATTAAAGGGAAACTATACCGGCGGCTGTTGAGTAAGCTGGGAAAAAGAACTAAGGTCATTGTACTCTCGGAAATTGTGAAAGAAGCGTTAGTGAAGGATAACCTGGTTCGTCCGGAGCAGATTGTTACAATTGAACATCCGTTGGTTGGACAAGTACCGGAGCGTCATCCATTAAATGTAGACAAACTTATATTCGGACACCTGGGCGTGGCAATGAGCAAAAAGGGGTCTTCCTGTTTCTTCGAAATGGCAGCTCGTTTAAGCCAGGCTGCGGCATTAGGCCGGGCTGAATTTCATCTTGTAGGGAGAGTAGAAGATGGATTTATTGTGGAACAAAATACCCCGGTAAAGATCCTGTCAAAAAATAACAAGTCTATTGAAGAGCTGGATTATGCCAACTTCATTAGAGACGTAGATTATGCAGTCTTTACTTTTGATTCAGATAACTATGTATTCAGGGTTAGCGGATCGTTGATGGACGCATTGTTTTATGGGAAACCGATTATAGCCTTTAAGCAACCGTATTTTCAATACCTGTTTGACAAAGGTGGAAATATTGGCTTCCTGTGTGAGGGTCCGGAAGAGATGAAAGTATTATTAGAGAGGTTAATCAATAAGGATGAGGAATTAATTGCTCAATATAAAGAACAGGCAAAAAATGTTCATCTGTTGCTCGAAAGGTTTTTAATTAAAAATGTAGAAAATCAGTTACATAAACAATTGTCGGATAATTGA
- a CDS encoding EpsG family protein: MSIDTLDTKQQRIFFSMVISMIWMASPVLSVLVILYTIFKLSPREVNHGYLCFLIALTFGIIAYTAEYMDRGGESTDITRYTAQFKTYSEVRSVGELFLTAVLMDGGIYVVFQLLTFFLSKLFPANPQVLPFFWVTISYFFLLLTVLELTRRDLYLYSKKILLVLILLLLFGTTLFTMEVELLKQSSATAVAAYALVRKLNHKKAGGWFFALAFFLHTSVILFLPIFILFDKKIVKRYRLPIFLISLLLSCIDINSLLAILLGGVFAEKANFYASIENWQINKINYTLFIFYGILIAYSYLGMVKRTNVLKREDSCFNICFLSFCLLLIQMHTVHNFVRFSYLYSPFYVIAFYLLLITRKQSREKTVVVTLLFSFSLLVNSAYLLATLNSAYTNAYMNNSLLELVSANVYSFLNHRVVN, encoded by the coding sequence ATGTCAATAGATACACTTGATACAAAACAACAACGTATCTTTTTCAGTATGGTAATATCCATGATATGGATGGCATCCCCTGTTTTGTCTGTTTTGGTTATATTGTATACTATTTTCAAACTTTCGCCAAGGGAGGTTAATCATGGATACTTGTGTTTTCTGATTGCTCTTACATTTGGGATTATTGCTTATACAGCAGAGTATATGGATCGGGGAGGCGAGTCCACAGATATTACACGTTATACAGCACAGTTCAAAACCTATTCGGAAGTGCGATCGGTTGGGGAATTGTTTTTAACGGCAGTATTGATGGACGGCGGGATATATGTTGTTTTCCAGTTACTTACTTTTTTCCTTTCAAAACTATTTCCGGCCAATCCACAGGTATTACCCTTTTTCTGGGTTACAATAAGCTATTTCTTTTTGTTACTTACCGTGCTGGAGCTGACTCGTCGGGACTTGTACTTATACTCAAAGAAGATATTGCTGGTGTTGATCCTACTGCTCTTGTTCGGAACAACACTGTTTACAATGGAAGTGGAGTTGTTAAAACAAAGTAGTGCCACAGCCGTAGCTGCCTATGCTCTTGTACGAAAATTGAATCATAAGAAGGCTGGAGGCTGGTTCTTTGCATTGGCTTTTTTTTTACATACCTCGGTTATACTTTTTCTGCCGATTTTTATTCTGTTTGACAAAAAGATTGTAAAAAGATATAGACTTCCTATTTTCCTGATTAGTCTTTTGCTTTCGTGTATTGATATCAACAGTTTATTAGCGATTTTGTTAGGTGGTGTATTCGCGGAGAAAGCAAATTTCTACGCCAGTATTGAAAACTGGCAGATTAATAAGATTAACTATACCTTGTTTATATTTTATGGGATACTGATAGCGTACAGTTACCTGGGAATGGTTAAGCGAACAAACGTGTTAAAAAGGGAAGACAGTTGCTTTAATATTTGTTTCCTGAGTTTTTGTTTGTTATTGATTCAGATGCATACGGTGCATAATTTTGTTCGTTTTTCTTACCTGTATTCTCCATTCTATGTTATTGCCTTCTATTTATTATTAATCACCAGGAAACAAAGCAGGGAAAAGACTGTTGTTGTAACGCTGCTTTTTTCTTTTAGCCTCCTGGTAAATTCAGCCTATTTACTGGCTACACTCAATTCGGCATATACAAATGCCTATATGAATAATTCCTTGCTGGAACTGGTTTCTGCTAATGTGTATTCATTTTTAAATCATCGGGTTGTTAACTAA